From a region of the Listeria monocytogenes ATCC 19117 genome:
- the inlA gene encoding class 1 internalin InlA, which translates to MRRKRYVWLKSILVAILVFGSGVWINTSNGTNAQAATITQDTPINQIFTDTALAEKMKTVLGKTNVTDTVSQTDLDQVTTLQADRLGIKSIDGLEYLNNLTQINFSNNQLTDITPLKDLTKLVDILMNNNQIADITPLANLSNLTGLTLFNNQITDIDPLKNLTNLNRLELSSNTISDISALSGLTSLQQLSFGNQVTDLKPLANLTTLERLDISSNKVSDISVLAKLTNLESLIATNNQISDITPLGILTNLDELSLNGNQLKDIGTLASLTNLTDLDLANNQISNLAPLSGLTKLTELKLGANQISNISPLAGLTALTNLELNENQLEDISPISNLKNLTYLTLYFNNISDISPVSSLTKLQRLFFYNNKVSDVSSLANLTNINWLSAGHNQISDLTPLANLTRITQLGLNDQEWTNPPVNYKVNVSIPNTVKNVTGALIAPATISDGGSYAEPDITWNLPSYTNEVSYTFNQSVTIGKGTTTFSGTVTQPLKAIFNAKFHVDGKETTKEVEAGNLLTEPAKPVKEGYTFVGWFDAQTGGTKWNFSTDKMPTNDIDLYAQFSINSYTATFDNDGVTTSQTVDYQGLLQEPTAPTKEGYTFKGWYDAKTGGDKWDFATSKMPAKNITLYAQYSANSYTATFDVDGKTTTQAVDYQGLLKEPKTPTKAGYTFKGWYDEKTDGKKWDFATDKMPANDITLYAQFTKNPVAPPTTGGNTPPTTNNGGNTTPPSANIPGSNTSNTSTGNSASTTSTMNAYDPYNSKEASLPTTGDSDNALYLLIGLLAVGTAVALTKKARASK; encoded by the coding sequence GTGAGAAGAAAACGATATGTATGGTTGAAAAGTATACTAGTAGCAATATTAGTATTTGGCAGTGGAGTATGGATTAACACGAGTAACGGGACAAATGCTCAGGCAGCTACAATTACACAAGATACTCCTATTAATCAGATTTTTACAGATACAGCTCTAGCGGAAAAAATGAAGACGGTCTTAGGAAAAACGAATGTAACAGACACGGTCTCGCAAACAGATCTAGACCAAGTTACGACGCTTCAGGCGGATAGATTAGGGATAAAATCTATCGATGGATTGGAATACTTGAACAATTTAACACAAATAAATTTCAGCAATAATCAACTTACGGACATAACTCCACTTAAAGATTTAACTAAGTTAGTTGATATTTTGATGAATAATAATCAAATAGCAGATATAACTCCGCTAGCTAATTTGTCGAATCTAACTGGTTTGACTTTGTTCAACAATCAGATAACGGATATAGACCCGCTTAAAAATCTAACAAATTTAAATCGGCTAGAACTATCTAGTAACACGATTAGTGATATTAGTGCGCTTTCAGGTTTAACTAGTCTACAGCAATTATCTTTTGGTAATCAAGTGACAGATTTAAAACCATTAGCTAATTTAACAACACTAGAACGACTAGATATTTCAAGTAATAAGGTGTCGGATATTAGTGTTCTGGCTAAATTAACCAATTTAGAAAGTCTTATCGCTACTAACAACCAAATAAGTGATATAACTCCACTTGGGATTTTAACAAATTTGGACGAATTATCCTTAAATGGTAACCAGTTAAAAGATATAGGCACATTGGCGAGTTTAACAAACCTTACAGATTTAGATTTAGCAAATAACCAAATTAGTAATCTAGCACCACTGTCGGGTCTAACAAAACTAACTGAGTTAAAACTGGGAGCTAACCAAATAAGTAACATCAGTCCCCTAGCAGGTCTAACCGCACTCACTAACTTAGAGCTAAATGAAAATCAGTTAGAAGATATTAGCCCAATTTCTAACCTGAAAAATCTCACATATTTAACGTTGTACTTTAATAATATAAGTGATATAAGCCCAGTTTCTAGTTTAACAAAGCTTCAAAGATTATTTTTCTATAATAACAAGGTAAGTGACGTAAGCTCACTTGCGAATTTAACCAATATTAATTGGCTTTCGGCTGGGCATAACCAAATTAGCGATCTTACACCATTGGCTAATTTAACAAGAATTACCCAATTAGGATTGAATGACCAAGAATGGACAAATCCACCAGTGAACTACAAAGTAAATGTATCCATTCCAAACACGGTGAAAAATGTGACGGGCGCTTTGATTGCACCAGCTACTATTAGCGATGGTGGTAGTTATGCAGAACCTGATATAACATGGAATTTACCTAGTTATACCAATGAAGTAAGTTATACCTTTAACCAATCTGTCACCATTGGAAAAGGAACGACAACATTTAGTGGAACTGTGACGCAGCCACTTAAGGCAATTTTTAATGCTAAGTTTCATGTGGACGGCAAAGAAACAACCAAAGAAGTGGAAGCTGGGAATTTATTGACTGAACCAGCTAAGCCTGTAAAAGAAGGTTATACATTTGTTGGGTGGTTTGATGCCCAAACCGGCGGAACTAAATGGAATTTCAGTACGGATAAAATGCCGACAAATGACATCGATTTATATGCGCAATTTAGTATTAACAGCTACACAGCAACGTTTGATAATGACGGTGTAACAACATCTCAAACAGTAGATTATCAAGGCTTGCTACAAGAACCTACGGCACCAACAAAAGAAGGTTATACTTTCAAAGGCTGGTATGACGCAAAAACTGGTGGTGACAAGTGGGATTTTGCAACTAGTAAGATGCCTGCTAAAAACATCACCTTATATGCTCAATATAGCGCCAATAGCTATACAGCAACCTTTGATGTTGATGGAAAAACAACGACTCAAGCAGTAGACTATCAAGGACTTCTAAAAGAACCAAAAACGCCAACAAAAGCCGGATATACTTTCAAAGGTTGGTATGACGAAAAAACAGATGGTAAAAAATGGGATTTTGCGACAGATAAAATGCCAGCAAATGATATTACGCTGTACGCTCAATTCACGAAAAATCCTGTGGCACCACCAACAACTGGAGGGAACACTCCGCCGACTACAAATAACGGAGGGAACACTACACCACCTTCCGCAAATATACCTGGAAGCAACACATCTAACACATCAACTGGGAATTCAGCTAGCACAACAAGTACAATGAACGCTTATGACCCTTATAATTCAAAAGAAGCTTCACTCCCTACAACTGGTGATAGCGATAATGCGCTCTACCTGTTGATAGGATTGTTAGCAGTAGGAACTGCAGTGGCTCTTACTAAAAAAGCACGTGCTAGTAAATAG
- the lntA gene encoding nuclear targeted protein LntA, whose protein sequence is MKKLVAWFNGLSKMWKVVVIIGAVFVVIIALTTGENEGEQTKTKTNSDKIVKTTSKPKLSTKDLALIKADLAEFEGRELSSEKILKDTIKEESWSDLDFANDNINQMIDTMKRYQQEILSIDAVKRSSEASADTEAFKKVFKEWSDFKIERIQVTIDLLNGKKDSEAAFKKSYPNQIIFKKVRTNKLQTALNNLKVGYELLDSQK, encoded by the coding sequence GTGAAGAAGTTAGTTGCTTGGTTTAACGGATTATCAAAAATGTGGAAAGTGGTAGTAATAATAGGCGCAGTTTTTGTAGTTATAATAGCCTTAACAACAGGAGAGAATGAAGGTGAACAAACGAAGACAAAAACTAACAGCGATAAAATTGTAAAAACGACGAGCAAGCCCAAGCTTTCAACCAAAGATTTAGCCTTGATTAAAGCTGATTTAGCAGAATTTGAAGGTCGGGAACTTTCTTCAGAAAAAATTTTGAAAGATACAATTAAAGAAGAAAGTTGGTCGGATTTGGATTTTGCGAATGATAATATTAACCAAATGATTGACACGATGAAACGATATCAGCAAGAAATTTTAAGTATAGATGCGGTTAAAAGAAGTTCAGAAGCCTCGGCGGATACGGAGGCATTTAAAAAGGTTTTCAAAGAATGGAGTGATTTCAAAATAGAGCGGATACAAGTAACTATCGATTTACTAAATGGTAAAAAAGATAGTGAAGCTGCATTTAAAAAATCATATCCAAATCAAATTATCTTTAAAAAAGTGCGCACGAATAAATTACAAACAGCCTTAAATAACTTGAAAGTAGGCTACGAATTATTGGATAGTCAGAAATAA
- a CDS encoding penicillin-binding transpeptidase domain-containing protein: MASYGGKKRNNKKAIIIGSIAAVAVLAGIAIYFFIQNQHKDEKNALAAAETFTSNIAKEKYDKLGSSVSSESLKKVEFTKKEMEDKYQAVYDGIGAKDIKVKNLKSVYDDKENKFNLTYELEMRTSLGKLATQKYKTTISKQDDDWKIDWKPALIFPGMVKTDKVRITEDEAERGQIVDRNGNPLATTGQFAEAGVVPSKLGEGDEKVKNIADISKKLEVSTDYINKQLDQKWVQADSFVPLVTLNKDNLPEATGLTYAQKEMRTYPLNEATSHLIGYVGEVSAEDIEKNPKLSVGDVIGKSGLERYYDKQLRGKNGGAIKIINDQTKQEDTLQKIDKKDGEEIKLTIDAAVQKKAFDSLGSETGAVTMINPTNGELLALVSTPSYDANQMVLGITSEDYAKYNDDKRLPFLARYANRYAPGSTFKTITATIGLDTGITKPDKVREISGLQWQKDASWGKYFVTRVHDVPKVNMTDALVHSDNIYFAQEGLEIGKDKLTAGLKKFDFDKEYNLPFTMKPAQISNDGLNSEILLADTSYGQGELLMSPIQQAIAYSAIASDGKMPYPKLDTKEKAGKETQATEAASANQVKAALVKTVSDPAGTAHALQIQGHSIAAKTGTAELKEKQGEDGLENGFVYAFDADNPNYLMVGMIENVKGRGGSGLVIDKLKPVIESMYK; the protein is encoded by the coding sequence ATGGCTAGTTATGGTGGGAAAAAGAGGAATAACAAAAAAGCAATTATCATTGGAAGCATTGCCGCTGTTGCCGTCCTCGCAGGCATTGCCATTTACTTTTTCATTCAAAATCAACACAAAGATGAAAAAAATGCTTTAGCAGCCGCAGAAACTTTTACATCAAATATCGCTAAAGAAAAGTACGACAAGTTGGGAAGTAGCGTCTCAAGTGAATCCTTGAAAAAAGTCGAATTTACAAAGAAAGAAATGGAAGATAAGTATCAAGCTGTTTACGACGGGATTGGCGCAAAAGATATTAAAGTAAAAAATCTAAAATCTGTCTATGATGACAAAGAAAACAAATTCAACTTAACATACGAACTAGAAATGCGGACTAGCCTCGGGAAACTCGCTACACAAAAATACAAAACGACTATTTCCAAGCAAGATGATGACTGGAAAATCGACTGGAAACCAGCTCTCATTTTCCCCGGAATGGTGAAAACAGATAAGGTGCGCATCACGGAAGACGAAGCAGAGCGTGGTCAAATAGTGGACAGAAATGGTAATCCACTCGCGACTACTGGTCAATTTGCCGAAGCTGGTGTAGTGCCTTCGAAGCTTGGTGAAGGCGACGAGAAAGTGAAAAACATTGCGGATATTAGCAAAAAACTAGAAGTCTCCACTGATTACATCAACAAACAGCTCGATCAAAAATGGGTCCAAGCAGATAGCTTCGTTCCTTTAGTTACATTGAATAAAGATAATCTACCTGAGGCTACTGGACTTACGTATGCTCAAAAAGAAATGCGGACGTACCCATTAAATGAAGCAACCTCGCATTTGATTGGCTATGTCGGTGAAGTTAGCGCCGAAGATATTGAAAAAAATCCAAAACTCAGCGTTGGCGATGTCATTGGGAAAAGTGGCTTAGAACGTTACTATGACAAACAACTGCGCGGTAAAAATGGTGGCGCAATTAAAATCATCAATGACCAAACCAAGCAAGAAGATACTTTACAAAAAATCGATAAAAAAGATGGCGAAGAAATTAAACTAACGATTGATGCAGCCGTTCAGAAGAAAGCTTTTGATAGCCTCGGTTCCGAAACTGGTGCTGTGACCATGATTAATCCGACAAATGGCGAACTATTAGCGTTAGTGAGCACCCCTTCTTATGATGCCAACCAAATGGTGCTCGGGATCACTTCCGAAGATTACGCAAAATATAATGACGACAAACGCCTACCTTTCCTAGCAAGATACGCAAATCGTTACGCACCAGGCTCTACCTTTAAAACAATTACAGCCACAATTGGGCTGGACACTGGTATTACAAAACCTGATAAAGTCCGTGAAATTTCTGGCTTACAGTGGCAAAAAGATGCTTCATGGGGCAAGTATTTTGTCACTCGTGTCCATGATGTTCCAAAAGTAAATATGACGGATGCGCTTGTGCACTCTGATAACATTTACTTCGCTCAAGAAGGTCTAGAAATCGGCAAAGATAAACTAACTGCTGGCTTGAAAAAATTCGATTTTGATAAGGAATATAACTTACCTTTCACAATGAAACCAGCACAAATTTCGAATGATGGGCTGAACTCGGAAATATTACTAGCTGACACATCTTACGGACAAGGTGAATTACTGATGTCGCCAATTCAACAAGCGATTGCATACTCGGCCATTGCAAGCGACGGAAAAATGCCTTATCCAAAACTAGATACAAAAGAAAAAGCTGGCAAGGAAACACAAGCAACCGAAGCCGCATCTGCCAACCAAGTCAAAGCAGCTTTAGTCAAAACTGTTTCTGATCCAGCTGGTACAGCACACGCCCTACAAATCCAAGGTCATAGTATCGCAGCCAAAACCGGTACAGCCGAACTAAAAGAAAAACAAGGCGAAGATGGCCTTGAAAATGGTTTTGTTTACGCCTTCGATGCCGACAATCCCAATTACCTCATGGTAGGAATGATTGAAAACGTCAAAGGTCGCGGTGGTAGCGGACTTGTAATTGATAAGCTAAAACCAGTTATTGAAAGTATGTATAAATAA
- a CDS encoding DUF2004 domain-containing protein: protein MTNRTLTTKLLGTLSYTQENGTMMDAVIPLDGKEVKVDYSIFEKLTSEDYFKDIVTLTDQIPELHLEAKKTILEQFDGNDTLTIYFDFHTDELPEAVLEVTECDALENITKEILIDKLVLSGVWFSENANNELDLTFDFKLLPEVSDELLVVRFNTKGEITELTHES, encoded by the coding sequence ATGACAAACAGAACATTAACAACCAAGTTACTAGGAACACTAAGCTATACGCAAGAAAATGGAACGATGATGGACGCCGTAATTCCTTTGGATGGCAAAGAAGTAAAGGTTGATTATAGTATTTTTGAAAAGCTTACTTCAGAAGATTATTTTAAAGATATCGTTACTTTAACGGATCAAATTCCGGAACTACACCTAGAAGCGAAAAAAACTATTTTAGAGCAATTTGATGGAAATGATACGCTTACTATTTATTTTGATTTTCATACAGATGAATTGCCCGAAGCGGTTTTAGAAGTTACCGAATGTGATGCGCTAGAAAATATAACAAAGGAAATCTTAATCGATAAACTAGTTTTGTCAGGCGTTTGGTTTTCGGAAAATGCCAATAATGAGTTGGATTTAACATTCGATTTCAAACTATTACCAGAAGTTAGCGATGAACTTTTAGTTGTTCGTTTTAATACAAAAGGAGAAATTACTGAATTAACCCATGAAAGTTAA
- the inlB gene encoding GW domain-containing class 2 internalin InlB codes for MKEKHNPRRKYCLISGLAIIFSLWIIIGNGAKVQAETITVSTPIKQIFPDDAFAETIKDNLKKKSVTDLVTQNELNSIDQIIANNSDIKSVQGIQYLPNVTKLFLNGNKLTDIKPLANLKNLGWLFLDENKIKDLSSIKDLKKLKSLSLEHNGISDINGLVHLPQLESLYLGNNKLTDITILSRLTKLDTLSLEDNEISDIVPLSGLTKLQNLYLSKNHISDLRALAGLKNLDVLELFSQECLNKSINHQTNLVVPNTVKNIDGSLVTPEIISDDGDYEKPNVKWHLPEFINEVSFIFYQPVTVGKAKARFHGRVTQPLKEVYTVSYDVDGTVIKTKVEAGTRITAPKPPTKQGYVFKGWYTEKNGGHEWNFSTDYMSGNDFTLYAIFKAETTEKAVNLTRYVKYIRGNAGIYKLPREDNSLKQGTLASHRCKALTVDREARNGSELWYRLKNIGWTKAENLSLDRYDKIEYDKGVTAYARVKNAPGNAVWTKPYNTAGATLVNKLSVYQGKNMRILREAKTPITTWYQFSIDGKVIGWVDTRALNTFYKQSMEIPIQLTRYVNANKGNEAYYKVPVVDSPIKWGTLAKYKNQTLIVDRTATVEGQLWYRIRTSSTFIGWTKAANLRAQK; via the coding sequence GTGAAAGAAAAGCACAACCCAAGAAGGAAATATTGTTTAATCTCAGGTTTAGCTATTATTTTTAGTTTATGGATAATTATTGGAAACGGGGCGAAAGTACAAGCGGAGACTATCACCGTGTCAACGCCAATCAAGCAAATTTTTCCAGATGATGCTTTTGCAGAAACAATCAAAGACAATTTAAAGAAAAAAAGTGTGACGGATCTAGTGACACAAAATGAATTAAATAGTATAGATCAAATCATTGCGAATAATAGTGATATTAAATCCGTTCAAGGAATTCAGTATTTACCCAATGTGACAAAGTTATTTTTAAACGGGAATAAACTAACAGATATAAAGCCCTTAGCAAACTTGAAAAATTTAGGATGGCTTTTTTTAGACGAAAATAAAATTAAAGACCTAAGTTCGATCAAGGACTTAAAAAAATTAAAATCACTTTCTTTGGAGCATAATGGTATAAGTGATATAAATGGACTTGTTCATTTACCGCAACTGGAAAGTTTGTATTTGGGAAATAATAAACTAACGGATATAACGATTCTTTCACGTTTAACTAAACTGGATACTTTGTCTCTTGAAGATAACGAAATTAGTGATATTGTGCCACTTTCAGGTTTAACTAAATTACAGAATCTATATTTAAGTAAGAATCATATAAGCGATTTAAGAGCGTTAGCAGGGCTTAAAAATCTGGATGTTTTAGAATTGTTTAGCCAAGAATGTTTGAATAAATCTATTAATCATCAAACGAATCTAGTTGTTCCGAACACAGTAAAAAACATTGATGGGTCGCTTGTTACTCCAGAAATAATAAGTGATGATGGCGATTATGAAAAACCGAATGTCAAATGGCATTTACCAGAATTTATAAATGAAGTAAGTTTTATTTTCTATCAACCAGTTACTGTTGGAAAAGCAAAAGCACGATTTCATGGGAGAGTAACCCAACCACTGAAAGAGGTTTACACAGTAAGTTATGATGTTGATGGAACGGTAATAAAAACAAAAGTAGAGGCAGGGACGCGAATAACTGCACCTAAACCTCCGACCAAACAAGGCTATGTTTTTAAAGGCTGGTATACTGAAAAAAATGGTGGACATGAGTGGAATTTTAGTACGGATTATATGTCCGGAAACGATTTTACTTTGTACGCGATTTTTAAAGCGGAAACGACTGAAAAAGCAGTGAATTTAACACGCTATGTTAAATATATTCGCGGGAATGCGGGGATCTACAAACTTCCAAGAGAAGATAACTCGCTTAAACAAGGAACGCTTGCCTCGCACCGCTGTAAAGCTTTAACTGTTGATAGAGAAGCGCGAAATGGCAGTGAATTATGGTACAGGTTAAAAAATATTGGCTGGACCAAAGCTGAAAATCTTTCCTTAGACCGTTACGATAAAATAGAATATGACAAAGGTGTTACTGCTTATGCAAGAGTGAAAAATGCGCCAGGGAATGCAGTTTGGACGAAACCTTACAATACAGCCGGCGCAACCCTCGTGAACAAGCTTTCCGTCTACCAAGGTAAAAATATGCGAATATTGCGCGAAGCCAAAACACCAATTACCACGTGGTATCAATTTAGCATTGATGGTAAAGTGATTGGTTGGGTCGATACGCGTGCACTTAACACATTTTATAAACAAAGCATGGAAATACCAATCCAATTAACTCGATACGTCAACGCAAATAAAGGAAATGAAGCATACTATAAAGTTCCGGTAGTAGATAGCCCAATCAAATGGGGAACTTTAGCCAAGTATAAAAATCAAACATTAATTGTCGATCGAACAGCCACCGTTGAAGGTCAGCTTTGGTATCGGATAAGAACTAGCTCCACTTTCATTGGTTGGACGAAAGCTGCTAATTTAAGGGCACAGAAATGA
- a CDS encoding condensation domain-containing protein: MVKITSYPAEPSDVKHYISGEKMKNDHHLHTVLTFDNHLNIDVLKKAVMQSTKKLPLLLCHFKETKKGAFWQESVFSAEDLVFLVETQAPETEVDRALVTKLSTENGPQICFTVVRADTSDQLVVIMNHMLADGAGFKEYLYLLSELYSNLLENPDYAANLSLGSRSLKQIFDQLSRKDIKSIFTEKTKQKAVHNPTFPLKGDPKNPKVIWTKLPKEDFSEIIHFAKEHEATVNDVLFAAMARTVQQTTGQQEMSIDCPVDLRKYLPSKTSSGITNLTANITCQISADDDLTSFESTLQAVKNSLNPQKNSFAPLRIYYLLELIFKKKNYSVAKKASEKMYSIPKTSFTNIGIIDEEKLVFEGSTLTDCFICGSLKYAPFFQVAATTFRGELTLSTNLHGTTQDHAWQKDFLEQMISEFPSK, encoded by the coding sequence ATGGTAAAAATCACGAGTTATCCCGCTGAACCTTCTGATGTTAAACATTATATTTCTGGAGAAAAAATGAAAAATGACCACCATTTGCATACGGTACTTACGTTTGATAATCATTTAAATATAGACGTTCTAAAAAAAGCAGTGATGCAGTCTACTAAAAAACTTCCGCTATTACTTTGTCATTTTAAAGAAACGAAAAAAGGTGCTTTTTGGCAAGAAAGTGTTTTTTCTGCGGAGGATTTGGTTTTCTTAGTGGAAACGCAAGCGCCAGAAACCGAAGTGGACCGAGCACTTGTAACGAAGCTTTCCACAGAAAATGGGCCGCAAATTTGCTTTACTGTTGTTCGGGCTGATACTTCTGATCAGCTTGTGGTTATTATGAATCATATGTTAGCAGATGGCGCTGGATTTAAGGAATATCTTTATTTATTGAGTGAGCTTTATTCTAATCTGCTTGAAAATCCGGATTATGCGGCGAATTTGAGCTTAGGTTCCCGGAGTTTAAAGCAAATTTTTGATCAACTTTCGCGTAAAGATATAAAGTCCATTTTTACGGAAAAAACGAAGCAAAAAGCTGTCCATAACCCAACTTTCCCTCTTAAAGGTGACCCGAAAAATCCGAAAGTTATTTGGACTAAGCTACCAAAAGAGGATTTTTCGGAAATCATCCACTTTGCAAAAGAGCACGAGGCAACTGTGAATGATGTTCTGTTCGCCGCAATGGCGCGCACTGTTCAGCAAACAACAGGGCAACAAGAAATGTCAATTGATTGCCCGGTGGATCTCCGTAAGTATTTGCCGAGTAAAACCAGTAGCGGAATTACCAATCTCACCGCCAATATTACATGCCAAATCAGCGCAGACGATGACCTAACGTCATTTGAAAGTACACTCCAAGCCGTCAAAAATTCACTCAATCCACAAAAAAACAGCTTTGCACCTCTACGAATTTATTATTTATTGGAACTGATTTTCAAGAAAAAGAACTACTCTGTTGCAAAAAAAGCTTCTGAAAAAATGTATTCTATTCCGAAAACAAGTTTTACGAATATAGGTATTATCGATGAGGAAAAACTCGTTTTTGAAGGTAGCACTTTAACAGATTGTTTTATTTGTGGTTCTTTAAAGTATGCGCCGTTTTTCCAAGTCGCTGCTACAACTTTCCGCGGCGAGCTGACACTGAGTACTAATTTGCATGGTACTACGCAAGATCATGCTTGGCAGAAAGACTTTTTGGAGCAGATGATTTCAGAATTTCCTTCTAAATAA
- a CDS encoding Rrf2 family transcriptional regulator: protein MKGLKKMKYSIQFSDAIHILAYIEIFKNTNLLSSEIIAGSVKTNPANIRKIMSNLKKSNLITTQTGKANPILARPPEEISLLDVYKSIEGNTNLIHVDPKTNPDCIVGANIQQVLASKYDLLQQKIEFEMEKIKLDSIVRDISVLESKDRPQNMEIIEKYL from the coding sequence TTGAAAGGATTGAAAAAAATGAAATACTCTATCCAATTTAGTGATGCTATCCACATTTTGGCTTATATAGAAATTTTTAAAAATACGAATTTGTTATCGAGTGAAATTATTGCTGGTAGCGTAAAAACAAATCCCGCTAACATTAGAAAAATCATGAGTAATTTGAAAAAGTCCAATTTAATTACTACGCAAACTGGCAAAGCAAATCCGATTCTTGCTAGACCACCAGAAGAAATTTCACTGCTTGATGTTTATAAGAGTATAGAAGGCAATACGAATTTAATTCACGTTGATCCAAAAACCAATCCAGACTGCATTGTCGGAGCCAATATCCAACAAGTTCTTGCGAGTAAATACGATTTGCTCCAACAAAAAATAGAATTTGAAATGGAAAAAATTAAATTAGATAGTATTGTTCGTGATATTTCTGTACTTGAAAGCAAAGACCGGCCGCAGAATATGGAAATTATCGAAAAGTATTTGTAA
- a CDS encoding SDR family oxidoreductase — MTYLVTGATGGLGGYALNYLKELVPMSDIYALVRSEEKGADLKAAGFNIRVGDYSDAESMKQAFVGIDRVLFVSGAPGNRQVEHENVVNAAKESGVSYIAYTSFAGADKSTSALAEDHFFTEKVIEKSGIAHTFLRNNWYFENEMPMIGGALSAGKFVYAAENGKVGWALKREYAEVAAKAVAGADFPEILELSGPLMTYEELTKALKEATGKDFDVISSDDKGFVENLVSAGLPQPVAEMFLSFQHDIKNNQLDVTSDDFEKALGKPLTNRVDALRELLK; from the coding sequence ATGACTTATTTAGTAACAGGTGCAACAGGTGGACTTGGAGGCTACGCATTAAATTATTTGAAAGAGCTCGTTCCAATGTCCGATATTTATGCTTTAGTTCGTAGCGAAGAAAAAGGTGCAGACTTGAAAGCAGCAGGATTTAACATCCGAGTTGGTGATTATAGTGATGCAGAATCAATGAAGCAAGCATTCGTAGGAATCGACCGTGTATTATTTGTATCGGGCGCTCCTGGTAATCGCCAAGTAGAACACGAAAACGTGGTAAATGCGGCAAAAGAATCAGGTGTTTCTTACATTGCTTACACAAGTTTTGCAGGCGCAGATAAATCCACAAGCGCTTTAGCAGAAGATCATTTCTTTACCGAAAAAGTAATCGAAAAATCCGGAATCGCGCACACTTTCTTGCGTAACAACTGGTACTTCGAAAATGAAATGCCAATGATTGGTGGCGCATTAAGTGCTGGAAAATTTGTATACGCTGCTGAAAATGGAAAAGTTGGCTGGGCATTAAAACGCGAATACGCAGAAGTAGCCGCAAAAGCTGTTGCGGGCGCTGACTTCCCAGAAATCCTTGAATTATCTGGCCCACTCATGACATACGAAGAACTTACAAAAGCATTAAAAGAAGCAACTGGAAAAGATTTCGACGTTATTTCTTCAGATGATAAAGGATTTGTAGAAAATTTAGTTTCTGCCGGTTTACCACAACCTGTCGCAGAAATGTTCTTATCCTTCCAACATGACATTAAAAATAATCAATTAGATGTTACTTCTGATGATTTTGAAAAAGCATTAGGAAAACCATTAACGAATCGCGTAGATGCGCTTCGGGAATTGTTGAAATAA
- a CDS encoding Imm64 family immunity protein, producing MSSFVSSGCVYKQSSYKNLVKIYIDLISSKANVEIENIVCYSPESDLSSTKNLEEVKKDNSFSKVTHINCKQVRDNLEFVVRFYEEQNYQGVLFDLSYDYLPEMFSPKSLENKLISILITIYSYYPYYFSFIDTEAEVDMFHNPRNIEPLESPYATLILPKNDDFHVYLNTWEIDGISERKKKHYVIKNTPLHRTN from the coding sequence ATGTCTAGTTTCGTATCTTCAGGATGTGTATATAAACAAAGTTCATATAAAAACCTAGTCAAAATATATATTGATTTGATAAGTAGTAAAGCAAATGTGGAAATTGAAAATATAGTTTGTTACAGTCCGGAAAGCGACTTATCTAGCACTAAAAATTTGGAAGAAGTGAAAAAAGATAATAGTTTTTCAAAAGTGACTCATATTAATTGCAAGCAGGTAAGAGATAATTTGGAATTTGTTGTACGTTTCTATGAGGAACAAAACTATCAAGGGGTTTTGTTTGATCTATCGTATGATTACTTGCCCGAGATGTTTTCACCAAAAAGTTTGGAAAATAAATTAATCAGTATTTTAATAACTATTTATTCATATTATCCCTATTATTTTAGTTTTATTGACACGGAAGCAGAAGTGGATATGTTCCATAATCCTAGGAATATAGAACCTCTTGAAAGCCCGTATGCAACATTAATTCTCCCAAAGAATGATGACTTTCATGTGTATCTAAATACTTGGGAAATTGACGGTATAAGTGAGAGGAAGAAAAAGCATTATGTTATTAAGAATACACCACTCCACCGAACAAACTAA